The Anolis carolinensis isolate JA03-04 chromosome 2, rAnoCar3.1.pri, whole genome shotgun sequence genome has a window encoding:
- the zbtb9 gene encoding zinc finger and BTB domain-containing protein 9 isoform X1 — MAFLIGRGARGGRGRVLDGTSDGREAGGRTSGRAPSSRPVIAKGRGGGSPSASTGLAMEAETRSVQIQFPQYASVLLESLNKHRLEGKFCDLAVHVQGRVFRAHKSVLAAASPYFHDKLLLRDTDCLVLPAVIEPEAFENLLQLIYSGRLRLLLEALPSHLLVASGLQMWQVVDQFSAILKELDGGPCRPWGLPRATESQSPSSSNYFVGPRDDDGEGATIAGAVGGAEGEEEEEGEVMKIRVNHDAEEEEDDEEEEEEEQQQPHRGPVRSEGGPSAQARGPRGEQGAPSSSSSSSHDTAPRVFYIKQERFDPGEGPADGGLGGSMGRPLGSASEGPSGLCHAEIQESGQVSYIYPGGPSWLSPPPPASGFSGKGQVFSADSVAFPESSWKPLDLHGNEILAQGAHGQAAHAPVKLLSAPDGKRFGCLCGKRFAVKPKRDRHILLTFSLRPFGCSVCNKKFKLKHHLTEHMKTHEGTLYACEDCGRKFRVQSCFLKHKELCKGQGWATACWTYK, encoded by the coding sequence TCATCGccaagggaagaggaggaggctctCCCAGTGCCAGTACTGGTTTGGCCATGGAGGCGGAGACACGGAGTGTGCAGATCCAGTTCCCGCAGTACGCGTCGGTGCTGCTGGAGTCGCTGAACAAGCACCGCCTGGAGGGCAAGTTCTGCGACCTGGCGGTCCACGTCCAGGGGAGGGTCTTCCGGGCCCACAAGAGCGTCCTGGCGGCCGCTTCGCCCTACTTCCACGACAAGCTCCTCCTCCGTGACACTGACTGCCTGGTGCTTCCGGCTGTCATCGAGCCTGAGGCCTTCGAGAACCTGCTGCAGCTGATCTACTCGGGCCGCCTGAGGCTCCTGCTGGAGGCCCTGCCCAGCCACCTCCTCGTGGCTAGCGGCCTACAGATGTGGCAGGTGGTGGACCAGTTCTCGGCCATCCTCAAGGAGCTGGACGGCGGGCCCTGCCGGCCCTGGGGGCTCCCCCGAGCCACTGAGAGCCAGTCCCCCAGCAGCAGCAACTATTTCGTTGGCCCCCGGGATGATGACGGGGAGGGGGCTACCATTGCTGGGGCTGTGGGGGGAGCcgagggcgaggaggaggaggagggcgaggTGATGAAGATCCGGGTCAACCATGATGCTGAAGAGGAAGAGGAcgatgaagaggaggaagaggaggagcagcagcagccccaCCGGGGCCCTGTCCGCAGTGAGGGGGGCCCCTCTGCCCAGGCCAGGGGTCCACGTGGGGAGCAGGGcgccccctcttcttcctcctcttcctcccatgACACTGCTCCTCGGGTCTTCTACATCAAACAGGAACGCTTTGACCCCGGGGAGGGCCCTGCCGACGGTGGGCTCGGGGGCTCCATGGGGAGGCCGTTGGGGTCGGCATCTGAGGGTCCCTCGGGGCTGTGCCATGCAGAGATCCAGGAGTCAGGGCAGGTCAGCTACATTTATCCCGGGGGCCCCTCGTGGCTCTCCCCGCCACCTCCGGCATCCGGTTTCTCCGGCAAAGGCCAGGTCTTCTCGGCGGATTCGGTGGCCTTCCCCGAGAGCTCCTGGAAGCCCCTGGACCTCCATGGCAATGAGATCCTGGCCCAGGGGGCCCACGGCCAGGCGGCCCACGCCCCGGTTAAGCTGCTCTCGGCCCCCGACGGGAAGCGCTTCGGCTGCCTGTGCGGGAAGCGCTTCGCGGTGAAGCCCAAGCGGGACCGGCACATCCTGCTGACCTTCAGCCTGCGGCCCTTCGGCTGCTCTGTCTGCAACAAGAAGTTCAAGCTGAAGCACCACCTGACGGAGCACATGAAGACCCACGAGGGCACCCTCTACGCCTGCGAGGACTGCGGACGCAAGTTCCGTGTCCAGAGCTGCTTCCTCAAGCACAAGGAACTCTGCAAGGGGCAAGGCTGGGCCACCGCCTGCTGGACCTACAAGTAG
- the zbtb9 gene encoding zinc finger and BTB domain-containing protein 9 isoform X2 — protein MEAETRSVQIQFPQYASVLLESLNKHRLEGKFCDLAVHVQGRVFRAHKSVLAAASPYFHDKLLLRDTDCLVLPAVIEPEAFENLLQLIYSGRLRLLLEALPSHLLVASGLQMWQVVDQFSAILKELDGGPCRPWGLPRATESQSPSSSNYFVGPRDDDGEGATIAGAVGGAEGEEEEEGEVMKIRVNHDAEEEEDDEEEEEEEQQQPHRGPVRSEGGPSAQARGPRGEQGAPSSSSSSSHDTAPRVFYIKQERFDPGEGPADGGLGGSMGRPLGSASEGPSGLCHAEIQESGQVSYIYPGGPSWLSPPPPASGFSGKGQVFSADSVAFPESSWKPLDLHGNEILAQGAHGQAAHAPVKLLSAPDGKRFGCLCGKRFAVKPKRDRHILLTFSLRPFGCSVCNKKFKLKHHLTEHMKTHEGTLYACEDCGRKFRVQSCFLKHKELCKGQGWATACWTYK, from the coding sequence ATGGAGGCGGAGACACGGAGTGTGCAGATCCAGTTCCCGCAGTACGCGTCGGTGCTGCTGGAGTCGCTGAACAAGCACCGCCTGGAGGGCAAGTTCTGCGACCTGGCGGTCCACGTCCAGGGGAGGGTCTTCCGGGCCCACAAGAGCGTCCTGGCGGCCGCTTCGCCCTACTTCCACGACAAGCTCCTCCTCCGTGACACTGACTGCCTGGTGCTTCCGGCTGTCATCGAGCCTGAGGCCTTCGAGAACCTGCTGCAGCTGATCTACTCGGGCCGCCTGAGGCTCCTGCTGGAGGCCCTGCCCAGCCACCTCCTCGTGGCTAGCGGCCTACAGATGTGGCAGGTGGTGGACCAGTTCTCGGCCATCCTCAAGGAGCTGGACGGCGGGCCCTGCCGGCCCTGGGGGCTCCCCCGAGCCACTGAGAGCCAGTCCCCCAGCAGCAGCAACTATTTCGTTGGCCCCCGGGATGATGACGGGGAGGGGGCTACCATTGCTGGGGCTGTGGGGGGAGCcgagggcgaggaggaggaggagggcgaggTGATGAAGATCCGGGTCAACCATGATGCTGAAGAGGAAGAGGAcgatgaagaggaggaagaggaggagcagcagcagccccaCCGGGGCCCTGTCCGCAGTGAGGGGGGCCCCTCTGCCCAGGCCAGGGGTCCACGTGGGGAGCAGGGcgccccctcttcttcctcctcttcctcccatgACACTGCTCCTCGGGTCTTCTACATCAAACAGGAACGCTTTGACCCCGGGGAGGGCCCTGCCGACGGTGGGCTCGGGGGCTCCATGGGGAGGCCGTTGGGGTCGGCATCTGAGGGTCCCTCGGGGCTGTGCCATGCAGAGATCCAGGAGTCAGGGCAGGTCAGCTACATTTATCCCGGGGGCCCCTCGTGGCTCTCCCCGCCACCTCCGGCATCCGGTTTCTCCGGCAAAGGCCAGGTCTTCTCGGCGGATTCGGTGGCCTTCCCCGAGAGCTCCTGGAAGCCCCTGGACCTCCATGGCAATGAGATCCTGGCCCAGGGGGCCCACGGCCAGGCGGCCCACGCCCCGGTTAAGCTGCTCTCGGCCCCCGACGGGAAGCGCTTCGGCTGCCTGTGCGGGAAGCGCTTCGCGGTGAAGCCCAAGCGGGACCGGCACATCCTGCTGACCTTCAGCCTGCGGCCCTTCGGCTGCTCTGTCTGCAACAAGAAGTTCAAGCTGAAGCACCACCTGACGGAGCACATGAAGACCCACGAGGGCACCCTCTACGCCTGCGAGGACTGCGGACGCAAGTTCCGTGTCCAGAGCTGCTTCCTCAAGCACAAGGAACTCTGCAAGGGGCAAGGCTGGGCCACCGCCTGCTGGACCTACAAGTAG
- the LOC107983731 gene encoding zinc finger protein 420-like yields the protein MKEKASEYLECGKSFTDSGDLHIHQSTHTGEITYTCLEGGKSFTSSEGLHLHQRSHTGVKPYMCLECGQSYTHSSRLRSHQRTHTGEKPYKCLECGMSFAQSGSLCSHQRTHTGEKPYKCLECGKSFTESGNLHLHQRTHTGEKPYTCPECGMSFTQSGSLRSHLRTHTGEKPFKCLECGKSFTQSANLQSHQRSHTGEKPYKCLECGQSFSHSSRLRSHQRGHTGEKPYKCLECGQGFAETGSLRSHQRTHTGEKPYKCLECGKSFPHSLGLRSHQKTHTGEKPYKCLECGKSFTQRNHLQQHERIHTGEKPYKCIECGKSLTHSGSLHKHQRTHTGEKPYKCLECGKSFIHNGDLHSHQRTHTGEKPYKCLYCGQSFTHSGNLYKHQRTHTGEKPYTCLECGQSFAHSSRLRSHQSIHTGGKTYKCLECGQSFTHSSSLRSHQRTHTGEKPYTCLECGQSFTQNGSLHKHQRIHTGEKPYKCIVYGNSFFESLDLLRNSFHIGENSDI from the coding sequence ATGAAGGAGAAAGCATCTGAatacctggagtgtggaaagagctttactgACAGTGGAGATTTACATATACATCAAagcactcacactggggagataACCTATACGTGCTTGGAgggtggaaagagcttcactagcAGTGAAGGTTTACACTTACATCAAAGAAGTCACACTGGGGTGAAACCCTATatgtgcctggagtgtggacagagctacaCCCACAGTTCtcgtctacgttcacatcaaaggactcacactggggagaaaccctataaatgcctggagtgtggaatgagctttgctcagagtggaagcctgtgttcacatcaaaggactcacactggagagaaaccgtataaatgtctggagtgtggaaagagcttcactgagagtggaaatctacatttacatcaaaggactcacactggggagaaaccctatacatgcccgGAGTGTGGAATGAGCTTCACTCAGAGcggaagtctacgttcacatctaaggactcacactggggagaaaccttttaaatgcctggagtgtggaaagagcttcactcagagtgcaAATCTACAATCACATCAAAggagtcacactggggagaaaccttataaatgcctggaatgtggacagagcttctctcatagttcacgtctacgttcacatcaaaggggtcacactggggagaaaccctataaatgcctggaatgtggacagggcTTTGCTGAGACTGgaagcctacgttcacatcaaaggactcacactggggagaaaccctataaatgcctggagtgtggaaagagcttccctCATAGTttaggtctacgttcacatcaaaagactcacactggggagaaaccgtataaatgcctggagtgtggaaagagtttcactcaGAGGAATCATCTACAGCAACatgaaaggattcacactggggagaaaccctataaatgcattgagtgtggaaagagcttaaCTCATAGTGGAAGTCTACATAAACAtcagaggactcacactggagagaaaccctataaatgccttgaatgtggaaagagtttcattcACAATGGagatctacattcacatcaaagaactcacactggggagaaaccctataagtgTCTCTATTGTGGACAGAGTTTCACTCACAGTGGCAATCTatataaacatcaaaggactcacactggagagaaaccgtatacatgcctggagtgtggacagagcttcgctcataGTTcacgtctacgttcacatcaaagtaTTCACACTGGGGGAAAAacctataaatgtctggagtgtggacagagcttcactcatagttcaagtttacgttcacatcaaaggactcatactggggagaaaccatatacatgcctggaatgtgggcagagcttcactcagaatggAAGTctacataaacatcaaaggattcacactggggagaaaccctataaatgcatagtGTATGGAAATAGCTTCTTTGAAAGTTTAGATCTACTTAGAAATAGTTTTCACATTGGAGAGAACAGTGATATTTGA